The following is a genomic window from Dermacentor silvarum isolate Dsil-2018 unplaced genomic scaffold, BIME_Dsil_1.4 Seq228, whole genome shotgun sequence.
TAGATGCCATGGATGTGCTCCACGTTTTACAGGCAAGAATTCTTAGTATATGGGAGATGGAGGTAAGCCTCTTCTTCAAATACGATATGTGGCGGCTTTGTGAAACGTCTCTGTGGATAATAACGCCTAGTATTCGGTGAGAATTTGCATATGAAATGGTTTGATGGTCAATGGAAACTGGCGAGTAGGTCATGTGCCTGTGGGTAAAAGTGACTGAAGCGCACTTCTCGGTCGAAATACTGAGGCCTTGAGCATGCAGGTACGACAATGTCAAGGTCACTGGTTTTTGGAGCCTTGCACACACCTGGGAACGTGTAACTGCCGAAGCCCAGGTGTATATGTTGTCAGCGTATATGGAAAGCTCTACTGTATGTGGTAGAACTACGGCAAGGTTGAATAAAGTGGGGCTGAGAACCCCACCCTGCGGGACGTCACGACAAGTGTGATGGTCAGCGGTTCGGCCAACCGCACTTTGCACAAAGAAAGATCTTTTACATTGATAGTTCCGAATCCACCGTAACATTAGTCCACCAATTCCATTATTTTCTGGGGCATCAAGGATGGACTCATGCGTTACATTATCATAGGCGCCTTTCACATCGAGGAAAAGCGgaaccctactaaaaaatcctatttaaattcaaacagggttatacaagtttaaactggttttaacagggacctgtttggcaacaaacaggtgtaaacaggacccgtttacacacatAGGGTCTGAACGGGGTTCTGTTTGGCTTGCTAATAGGTTTAAACGGGACCCCCCACACAGAAATAGCtctaaacaggggccccgtttagcgaacaaactggttcataccgggcactggcaccaaataggggcctatttggcccgcagacaggtttaaacaggaatctcggacacagaaatgggtctaaacagggggcccgtttggtagttaaaccagttaaCCTGGTTCATACTGGTCCGACTGGCACCAACAAGGTCTACACAGGGGCCTGCTTGGCACAAAACCTGGTTAGAACGGGACCTTTGTAGCTGTCATACTGGATGAAGTCATACCATGcaatttaatgcttgaacagattTATGGTAAACGtcgatttgaaattggtacacaaacgcgagcgctccgcaacaccccaacgacagccgcttcgcgtcggcgcccaaaaccggggcacaaccgacggcGCCGCCAGAgagggtaaaaaaaagaaataataataccaagcaaaaaaataataagccgatgcgggattcgaacccgcgtaccccagATCCCAAGGCAAACGTCGTAACCATAGGCCACACAGCCCCACGGTAGACGCGGTCACCAAACGGCCAAAAGTGGGCTAAAGCGCGAAAGCATGGTCGCTTTTGGTGtccccaggaggcgctgccactgccccagggACATGATCGGTAAAATTACAGATGATATTATTTTCCCGTCTTCTGATATTGCTCCCTGTTGCTGTGCGTGGgcgctgcattgaggcaggttgatgtggatgtttaatcgtgtgtacgctgtgccgagagaaaatgtcgtgccccttgtgtgctttgatgatcacttAGCCCCTGcgaccgcgtaacgtagctcgcagtatctttcgtgtggttcgccgatgtcgattatcgtacttatggcccgctcgcgctttctttgttcccggctcatgaaaaagcctctgataatatcgcatcggatcacagtgcatggaagaatttgttgaggtattacgtgctgtagttcatccgcaattcaacagtgtttacgtcggaaggatcgtcgtgcagtcgacgccgcgacctgacatgaaggagcgtttgccgactacgcctagaaatgtaagtccggcgcttgcgcgcagttttgtagtcagtggttcgtgaagtgtgaattgttatacggatcacgagatgattatcaaagcgaccacaatgataagtgtgtttttcgaatgttccttgttcatgtcgcagtgcacatttagcgaacagtttcACGAAAAATTTCCTGAAACTTATTGAACGTTGCCAAGAGTGTTATCATGTATTGGCTTTCTGCTATAACATATGCTAGCGCCagtgattgtttgacctgaatggtaaagaaaaaaattcaaccaGGGAAACttactgcttgtgtacataatttctgtataggtatttctagaagtacagctttccgcatttgtaactatattgcgcgagcgtcgatcatgggccaTTGTAGCACCTTcgacggcgatacttagcgagaccgacaaaagtaagcagaggcgcataacgcactctccagcgcaagcgtcatctgctaagctgctcttctcaggacgacgcacgcccatttcatagtatgctggtgcgatatagttaaaaatgcgggaggctgtacgtcagctaacggctgcgcgagatggtactagattgttgtgtctgacgcatggccagattttagcttgtatgcaaattctcctacatatagtgtcgccagacaggcggtatttcttgtgttgggtgtcctgtgtgttttcgtgtgtttgtaaatgtttgattatttcacagaaacggagattacaacagcagtgtttctttttcatcgaactttttttctgctgaaaaatagggcgtttgttcttgtaatttccagtgcatcgtccttcgagacaatgctttgttccaccgcataaagaaattcgattttggaacacttttcatgtgctaaggaattttcttcgtagtactattcacatttcacttactacagatgtgcgtttctgtgaagcttttgatagtagatttatgtttgctgcagtttcctttcatgttaaataaccgcccgtgatgtaacaatcagatgtttgcacaaccagatgcagcgTCGTGTAGTTGAttgtatgagacttttcagaatgtaacatgatcttgttgacttgcaagcttgcagtttcagcagggattacagtaaattgaacatttcttattgtttagagatgtcaagatttcgtgaaccagaggcatctctacaccgcataggaacctaagacatctctgcagccggaacagcacggcaaagcatctgatctgtatgctgcgacaaggtgtgtacaaaacggtccctgccacttacacaagctgtaggttgtgtaactctcctgaatttttcgtgaagatctctaactagtataccagagggggcatttgctttaggccagtttgttcagataaattcctgAAACAcgctaaatcggcagcagcaagagcactgaaaatgcgctctgtgatataaaacaatgttgtcagttcTGGCGTTTcaagttcgctgctgctttgtgtgctgcATCTCAAGGTAaataatggttaataatgtgtgtatcaatgcaacagtgtgggatctgagaggaagctttaaaaaatgtgtgctatctcgccaataaaaaatttttgtccGCACAATTTTTACCAAATATAAAAttcacaggttggcatgtatgacataatgtacagcactgttgctatgaatatgccatattcataacttgcagtttcggtctacttgaatcgcatattttgaatctggctaccttcagtttaatcaattcatttaagtagcctcctctgagttaaatgtaattggaggctattgtagaaatgcatgatgtgctccctactgactgcattgtgacaattttttagggaccatcttggaggcacgcatatcctttcatgtcttgctatgatttgcccgacaaaagcagcagctagggctttggttacctttgttcccttacgaaaatgtcagatatggactgATATGAAAAGGCCATATATGGGCCATATTGAAATtcggcagatatggccatatatggccatatctgcccaatttttaatatgcccatatatgggcctcttatatgctatatatggccatatctgtaCAATTTTTAAAATGCCCATATATGCATGGCCCTCTTAATGGTTATATTTAGAATCTAATTAAACTAAAATCAGAGGTTTCACATGCCGAAACCACAATGTCATTGTGAGGCACACTCAGGtagggactccgaattaattttaatACCCActggagttttttaacgtgcGGTACACGGgaattcttgcatttcgcccccatcgaaatgtgatcCCTGCGCTCTCGGTTTAGtagtgcaacgccttagccactacgccaccacggcaggttTGGAATTTTAatagcggaactgtttaagccgggcgtaatgtgtctgctgaatccaaaaatgtgggccgatccctggcggcagtgcagaaagggtccaagcgcaatattATGGCACATATACCActctgaactagcgaagctgagcctggctaagtctagattagcatggttgggactacttaagcgtcattgatataggcaattgatagccaatcaatagctaatcgataaataaccaataaattccgtgaaatgctggggatgatttggtagtgcttatagcctagcccaaaagccaagactagctaggtgggccatcagctccgctgtctctttagcattgcgcctccagtgcaagctacgctaattttttataTCAATATATCTGTCACAACCGCACAAATGTAAACCACGTTTCTGTGGTGCATACCATGCAACCATGGCTGCATTACATTAAAATAACCTTATTGTATACATGCGACCTGGATTATGTGGACCAGGGGGCTGTCAAAAAGCCAGACATAATTCGGCAAACAAGACTGTCGACCGGTTTGTGCATGAAACTGTACGACAAATGCACTGCAGTGTTTGCCCCACCATTTAAGTATGAACTGCCATTTTCAGTTTCATGTTACATATCTCTAGGCATCAAGGAAATAAGGTTGTCTTTTTCGTGGTGCCCCTGGTCTGCATGCCTTTGGTGCAAGTACAGATAAGAAAGCTTTTCACATAATGCAGAATATTCAACTAAAAATGCAGGTCTTCATtacaacatatttatttcactaAACTACATCTGGCGCTTTGCCTTCTCGCTTCTCAGCTCACTTAGCTTTGTCCCAATGGAGAGCAACACCACCTTCTCGTTGAAGTCCACACCCTTCTTTGCTGAGAAGGCCCTCGTGTATGCTGTAAAAGGCAAAATATGTTAAGCACACATATTCATAACATATAATGTCTGATAAAGAGGAAAGCCTATGCAAGCTTAATCCAAACAATATTTTAAAGGGGGCCTgcactgccttttcttttttcgaagCCTCAAAAACACTTTCTAAGGAGttcggtgccccccccccccccaggaatATATACTACTGAAAGAATTTCACCAAAAACTTAGTGGCAGCGTAGATACTACGAGTGCAATGtttactttttttaattatttctcaAAGTCCTTCCTACCGACAGAACGAAGCGGTGCTGCTACGTCACCTGGCATCAACGTAGGCATTGATTCTGTTTATGTTGTTTTAATCCTTCGATCCACAGTGTGTAATTTGGGCtcagcaaaatttggctgagatgttcacagctgCGTACGCTATCCACAGTATGTGTTTTCTTATCAAGCTGGAGGAGTGGTACACATAGTACACACAAGTACTATGCGCTCAAAACAAGTGCAAATATTTTGGCCATACTGAGATTCGAGATATATGTGCTGGCAAGCTTGCAATAAAACTGCATTGTTGAAATATTTTAACAAaacattgtttcatgcacttaaatataactggaacaccaatgtaaTCTTTCGCACATTTTAAGAAAAATAGGCAGTCCTAGCAAAGTTTTTATGGTCAGCTCCACTCAGACGTTCTCATGATGCCTAGGCCAGTAGCAgaacgcaaaatgttgccttCACTCTGCTGCAAAGACAATTGATCACAGAGAAATGGTTGTCTACTTGGTTTCTATTGTAGCCCAACTAACTGCATGCCACTCGCGTTTCCAGGAGATGGAGATAGCATTTTTCAAAAATGCAATATCAACTCAGTTCTCTGCAGTACATGCATTAGCGCATGAGATCTGCATGGAACGGACTGTAAGCGATGCTTAGCTAAAACAGTTTAATACATCTCGAAACTGGCATCACCGTGAGAATTCATTTAAGGGAGTATGTCTTGCAAGCTCGCCAGCTACAATTAACAAATGCAATATGTGCAGCAATTCCTTACATATTTGATGAGTAAAATTGTGTTAATTGTTGATTATGCACTTTATTTCTCATGAAGTAATCCAGCTGTAAAACGTGAATTTTAAAATTCTGTATATTCCACAAAAAAACACCCAAATAAATACCAACCACCTAGTGCTAGGTTTACATTCATCAAATGACCTATTAATAACAATAACTGCACTGGGCTCTTTCTTAACaaaatcactgaaaaaaaaactcTTGCACTCATAGGTGCCTGTCACTtgcatataaaatttaagaaatAAAAGTGAAATATGCTACTGACATAACTCACACAAAATAGCTTGAAGTGCTCCAGGGTGGAGTGGAGGCCGTTGCTCACACGGGCGATGGGCACTCTTGGCCCGGTTCCCTTTAACTGAGCAGGACACGAGGGCTTGTGGTGTGAACACCGTGTTAAGCCGTGCCCGTGCCACGCCTGTTGCACTTTTCCCAAAGTGTTCGAGGCTGCAGAGAACACCTTTTTCAGCAAATATTCCTGATTCTGGTTCTAGCTGCCACAAcctcgaaaaaaatatatatatacatatatagttcAAGTGTTTATAAAGAATTGTCAAGGGACAAATAAGGAAAAACAatataaattgtggggtttaatgtTAGGTAGAACACTGCGGGTTGCAAAGGAAGCCATAGTAGACGGCACCAAATTAATCCCATGTGGGGTTAATTCATGTGCACCTCACCATTACACGATGGgttcttgcatttcactcccataaAAATGTGGCTGCACATCACATCACTgactttattttccttaaaataaatttcctaacttcattttcctgtctcttaatgttaggccttcTACTCAGCAGCAAAATGCCTTATCCAAAGAGGCACCATGCATCCACACGAGGCAATGCAGGCGCATCTGCGAATGAAACCCATGGccttctcatcatcatcatcatcacagcctatttttatgtccactgcaagaggaaggcctctccctgcgacctctaATCACCcgccttgtgctagctgattctaacttgcgcctgcaaatttcctaacttcctcaccctacctagttttttgccgtcctcgactgcgcttcccttttcttcgtacccattctgcaactctaaagGTCCACAAGTTATCGACCCCTctattgcatggcctgcccagctccattttatttctCTCAATGTCAATCAGAATAAAGGCTATCCcaatttgctctctgatccacacggctctcttcctgtctcttaatgttaggccttcTACTCAGCAGCAAAATGCCTTATCCAAAGAGGCACCATGCATCCACACGAGACAATGCAGGCTATGTTCAACCACCACGGCGTCAACTTCTATCACCACAGCCATACAAACTTCTTGCTAACGTCCAATGTAGAGCTACTATAATGCAACTTGAGATACGAAAACTATGGATTACAGGTTAAAATATTGCACGTATAAGTTGTCTTTCAAATGAGATGTACGaaggtaacttttattttataatcaTTGATCTACGTATAAAAGCAGGTCCTGGCCTTTGACACACATTGCATTTATATTTAATATTGACTACATCGTCCCACACTAGCCTTCATTGATGCATGAAAAGCATTGCGAAACTCCCTTTAACAACTTTGATGTAACAGTAAACTTCAACCTGATTCCCCAGTACTCTTCAGTATGTGCTGAAGATGAAGGACAGCAGAAAAGAAGGAATTCTTCTTTAAAATGTGCACGAACAGAGCAAGTGCTTAAGCTAAGATATACCCACTCACATGATACTGAAGCAATCAGCCCTGAATGTGTGACATTAATGAAAATATTTACCCCAGGGTCACTCCATGTATATAAAAGCTGTGTTCACGTTTCTCCATTTGAAGCAGAGGACGGCATAAGGGGCTTCCTGAGAGAGATAGGGCTTTGATTTTCCACTCCTTCCTCCACTCGAACATGTATGTCTGGAACATGCTCCTCCACAATGCCCAGGCTATGTGAATGAATCTGTTGCTCCACCATGGCAGGTTGTAAATGGCTGACATCATTTTCCAAAAGCTCGTCCCCAAGGCTTTCAGAGCATCTGTCAGTACTCTTGTTTTTCTGCAGCTCCAGTGCTTCCACCAGGCTTTCGGCTCTCTTGAGGAAGCCATCAAGCTCTAGAGAAATTGAAAATTATGTTAATCACAGTTAATCATATTTGAAAATACAACGCATGGCAGCATATGAAAGAAAGGAGTCTTTAGATTTCCTTTTTAAAAAAAGAGTGAGTTGAACCGCAGAGTGAAAGACTAAGTGGCATGTGTTCAACCGGATACACAGCCTATGTGTGGTTCGAAAGTTGCAACGGATGCTTGCGTTAAGAGTTTCTAATGCCACGTGACCACTACCTACGATTTTCGTTAAGGGTGGAGGAGTCCTGTGCAAAGAAGCTACGCTCCATTTATTGTAAGTTTTGGACAGGTCACATATATAAGACGATATCATCAGCAATCCTTTATGCATATGACAAATTCTGGCCACATATACTGGGTGCTTTTGCAACGACATTAACCAATTTTAAAAAGTcagctgtggcagatagcacaattctaatccttaaGCTGGAATGCTCAAACAGACGAACATTAAgtacacaagaaattgaaatgcataattgactaattaaccgAAACATGGACTATGTTTTTAGCTAAaaaccttacggcacatattgtaatttacaaattgtagccagcgACTGCACaccagatccacttggaacaaaatgtcaggatgataccagtttcaaGATTTTAGTTCCCGAACTTTACaaagaaatacattggcggtccaattactttagtgcttcaatgcataaaatgacgttttgttaaaaaaagtaaatgGAGCGACAGCACAACCTTACTGCAAATGTGATGGCACTATATCTTGAAAATGGTGTCATACACtgaattcttttcaagtggatgtgccttgcagcctcactggctacaatttgcAGATGGAAATATGTACTATAAGGTAATTATTAAAATCTTAATTATTGTTTTTGTTCATTAGCCAATAATGCATGTTCATTTCTCACacaaataatgtccacctcttctaGTAGACCAACTCAAGGACTgcaattgagctatctgccacaggcgatttttaaacatTGCTAAAATTCTTCacagaaacacctggtatatagtGCAGTTGTAGTGTAAGAAACTAATGCAGCAAAATAAGTGAGACAAAAATATTCGATTAAAGTTGCTCAAGCTTGTTCTCCACTCTACTTTGTCCTGTAAAAATGATGCTATACATTATTACCTAACACTTAACTACGCACATATTACGTGTtcaattttgtaaaaaaaaatgttatgagAACAGCAAGTTTCAATTCACAGAAGTAAGCAGTGGTCACTAAAAACTTTTAAAATACTTCTTGTATCGTCTTGATGAATCCATGAATTTACAGAGGTGAGAAATAAATAGCATAGTTGAACGCACTGAACAAGTAGGTTTACTAACTAAGGTGCTGGTCATTGCAAAAATGCAATTAAATAAATTTGTTGATGttcttgaagggacactaaaggaaaaataTTAAGTCATATTGAATGGAATaattaggcttctgtaataaaGAATTTGTCATTCGTAGTCTGAACACAGCTTGTAAACACAAAAATGATAAAAATCAAAGTGGCGCCACCTGCTGTGGACTACGGTACCTCATCATGTCGAAAAGCGAGCAGTTAAACACAAGAGCACTTTGACTGCAAGTAGCTAGGGTGCAATTTATTGAAAGGATATTAATACGCTAAGCGACAGAGGTAAAAGCAGTCATGTCAACCATGCTCTAAAGAGAGTATGTCCATTCCTACCTGTTCCTGTATACAGTATGCACAATGTGTTGCCATGTACGCACTTTAGAAGAAAGTAAACACCAGTTGGTCACTAAAAATAAATGCCAACTGGCTTTTACTTTGTTATGATATAGATTGAACAATTGTTTAGAGAAAGTTTCAAATCAAGATCCCCCACATCAAGAAAGCTTCTACGGTTAGAACACCAGAAATATAAGTTAGCTAGCATTTGTTTGGCATGGAAAACACAGAAGAAACCACCGTAAAGAAAGACACTTGGTAGTAACAACATTCATCCTAGTCcccattttcattttcttttgttgCTTACATAGTGATCTAGTCACAAATGAAGCTACTGTACCAACTTTATGGTTGAATAAAGGAAATGGCAAGTTTATGAATATGAAATACTAAGACTTACTCTGGTACTTCTTTAACTTTGTTTTCAATGCAGCGTTTTCAGCTTTCAACACTGCAATCTCTTTTTGCTGCTTGCATTCTTTTGCATCTCTAATTTCACCCAGGAGGTCTGCATCAAGTTGGCGCTTTCGGGATGCTTCTTTCTAAAGTTTTAACAAGAATAATATCAAGGCACTATTATTTCCGTCAGCTCAACTTACTCAAGGAGAGTGAAATCTATTCCAGCATCTTAACAAGAGTGACCAATAACATCAGCAATAGGAAATACTATAAAACAAAACACGAACATTCACCTACAAAAAATTCAATAAATGAgtacagaaatattttttttacttttccatTTTTGTTTTAAACGAAGGACAGAGACCTCGAAACCCTAGAATAAAGAAATCAGGCCCAACTCATCCACTATAACTATCCAAGTGTGCGAATAGTTGAAACTGTGTCATGTATGAGGTGTGTGCTTAAGCCACTCTTGTTTCACGCTTCCCTCTGGACATGTAGCACCTTCTGGTGGTGACGGCATATGTCTACGCGCATACCCAGTTGCAAATAACCCCAACTGAAATCAAATAGGTTCATAGAAAAGTGGCACATAACCCCAGTAGCCCATTGCTAACACTTGATTGATATATGTTACAACTCCCAGGTATGAATAAGACGTACTGTCGTATAATATTGCTGCTGGTACGTGGTTTGCATGAGTTGTACATAAAAATTGGAGTATAGAAGTTGTAGGATGGCTGCAAAGAAGGGGACAAAATAATGTGGGATCTGCAAGCATGTGGCAAACTGCATTCTTGCACTCTCATACGCAGCAAGCACCTGATGCTCGGAGAGCAGTATCTGCTTCGGCTGGTGGAAGGTGTAGTATGGTCACACAACACAATGGCCGAAACAGACACCACTCTCCTAGCGCAATCGTTTGCATTCCTTGCGATTCGGACAGCAGGCTGGCCAGAAGTGGGCATACTGGCAGACAAACGAGCATCAAAGGACATGCGttcacaatagagagttttagtttagcgtacgctataccaTTGCGTATGCTATAAAATACCGGGTCGTCACATGCTTGTTTTTTAACCCCTTTACGAGGCTTTCGGCTATGCTAGGTATTAGCATTTCAGGGAATCCCACAAGCTGCAACCGCGATATTTGCGACTGAAAGATAGCTTGT
Proteins encoded in this region:
- the LOC125941760 gene encoding uncharacterized protein LOC125941760, which produces MNSITTDSGGELSEGSKVHVQWHDLEIYAARLVATSDDKQMLLKKMEKTISEQNRSTAGDSKKKKEASRKRQLDADLLGEIRDAKECKQQKEIAVLKAENAALKTKLKKYQKLDGFLKRAESLVEALELQKNKSTDRCSESLGDELLENDVSHLQPAMVEQQIHSHSLGIVEEHVPDIHVRVEEGVENQSPISLRKPLMPSSASNGETLWQLEPESGIFAEKGVLCSLEHFGKSATGVARARLNTVFTPQALVSCSVKGNRAKSAHRPCEQRPPLHPGALQAILSYTRAFSAKKGVDFNEKVVLLSIGTKLSELRSEKAKRQM